The window GACCTGCACCTATATTTTCTACAGACTGTACAACAAATGGAAGCTTCTATGACAATAGTTCCTTCCTACTGATAAAAgacccaaaaaaagaaagtggtgCAAAATTAAGGTCCACTATAATTCACAATAGTATCATGTGTAATTCACTATAGAATTGTGATTTTCTGTAGACTATAAAATTACTTACACATTGATGTAAATATCATCAGATAGATGTATACTATCATGTGTAAAaagttggttttgctttgtttcataaCAATTGTGATGGTGGTGAGATGAGTCGAGGGGTTTTCTGCAAATCTGTTGGAGCTGAGGAAATGAAATATGTCCAGCTGTAGCAAGAGGCTTTTTTAGGTTAGTTATTTAGTTATTCAGTCACTGAAGAGGCTTCCCACTGAATTATTTTACGGGTCTTTGAGAGTAATGATAAGCTACTATTAATCAGCCAGTAaacattgctggcagagagatGTCTGACGTGAATTCAACTGGGATTCAAATCTGCTGtgacaaggaaagaaaagattgcAAACATGCAACATTACTGGtatattaaaagagaaaagagctaCTAAACTGCTGAAGGATACGATGCTTCAGTGACAATGCTTCCAAGAAATGGTTGATTTCTGATGGATTGACAAGGTCTTTTGGGAAAATGCTCTGTGGGAGAAACACTGACCAGGTCCCTCTTCTGTGCTCACCCCTCTTGTGGGGGAAGCCTTCAAACAACCACTGTTTTTGTGACCGATCgtgttttcatttccattcaCAAGAATGATTGGACTCCACATTGCAACGTTGGTCCTTTAATGTTTGGGGAATTTAGGGAAGAAACCTTTGCTGCACTGAAGGCAGTCATCCTTAGCTTTTTGCCCTAGAGGTTTTAGATCAGGACCTGAACCTTCATCCCTCCAACCTCCCCTGAATGCTACTGTCTCCCAGGCCTGCCCTGACTTTCATAGAAGGTCTAAACTCAGCAGATAAATGGCTAAGTATGGGGCCTGATCTTCAAAGGGTTACTGGGCTCCTCAGTGCACAGGAACAGAGGAgagagcatttttctttcacagcagtAGAACCACTTGTAATAAGTATCTTTTTTTGGGATCTGCACAAGTCATTGCTCTGTTGTGCATGATGTGCAGGATgtagcagagctgctcctcataaTGATAATATCTACCCATCGTGCCGTGAAGATCCCTCCCACACTTGAAAGagaaccacaacaaaaaaataaaacagagaatgcttttctgaaagcGTATGTTGAGTTTAGTCTGAGCTACAACTGAGAATGATGTATTTTGTGCCCCATTAAATCAGACTTTAGCACCTTTCAATAAAAAGTTGGCTGAAAATATACGTTATTTCTCAGCAATGGCAGCTTCTGTGCCAATGCTATGACTGTCTGAAATGTTGGTGTTCTGACTAGAAAGGAGTGAGAAACAGCCCACAGTCTGTATGTATGGGGAAGTACCATAGGAAGACTGGTAGCTTTATGTTGTTTAATACACCCATTCAGTAaataattaaactgaaaaaataacttctgctGCCATTGTATTTCACTGCCATTGGAACATGCCCTGGCTGCCAAGGCTGGATCCTGACCCCACGAGGATTTGGGAGACGTTTGCATGCTGTCTTACCTTTGCCTTTCAGACATCTCCCTGGTTTAACTTTCAATGGGAAAGGGCAGAGATAGTACGTGCTCATCCTAAGGATGCTGGTTAAATAATGAAGGTGGTGCTTTACCCTTCTGCATGATCccagctctttttttctgaacaaatagaaaaaggcaaaaaagctAGCTTTAGCCTCCTGGTAAACCAAATGCGAAAATCGACGCTCAGCTGTGTACATATCGTCCAGTGGTAAGTGATGAGACTGCCCTGTGTTTGGCTGAATATAAAAACCTGCACTAATTGAGCAGTAAAAGGgatattatttttcagctatttttctcCATATATGCAGACTAGTCCATATatgatttttagaagaaaatcttcattgtttatattttctgtgaCTCAGAGGACTGCATCTAATGTTCAACTAGGTTGTGTTACCACCTACTCCTTCCACTCTTTTAAGTATTGTACCTACCTAAGagcttttaagcttttttttttttttttaatggaagaactttccctgttttgttttcaaactgcACATCAGTCGGGAGGAAATAGCATCAAATGCTTCACATATATTCAGTCTGAAGCAGTGTAAATCCGAACATAACCTAATTTTAGTGTTAATGTCCTTTTCCTGGATTTACTTTGGTTTTGTAACATTCTTGGTGGCAAAAAGAAATGATGATTCTACTGTATCAAGCAGACACTTGGCTGATTGAATcttaatattttacaaaacGTGTTATTAATTCTATTGATTATTGcctatttattttacatttttccttccttgcagtTCACCAAGAGATTTCCAGTGATGGGATGAGCTGGTCTATTCTTGGCCTGCCTGTAGTCTCTTACCTTGACTCTGGAGAGTACATCTGTAAAGCAAAGAATTTTCTGGGGGCAACAGAGGCGTTCATATCTCTCATCATCACGGACTCAGAAAGCACGGATGACCCCAACTCTAACACCAAAGGCGCATGGAACGGGAAGGTGAGCGGGATGGAGGCAGCTGCCTACAATGACAAGCTAGTGGCAAGGTACGTTATCACCACCTCCACCGTGCCTACCCTGGGGGCTGGCGTGGGCACCGGAGAGGGCCTCCTCCTCCCAGATGCGGCACAAGATAGCAACGCCAGAAACCTGCTGGTGAGCCCGCCCACCGGTCAGCAGGAGCCAGAGCGAATCGTGAGGTCTGTCAGGGTGATAGGAGACACGGACCAGAGTATCACCCTGGCCTGGAAGGCGCCTCTGGCAAAAAACACGACAGTGTTCAGTGTCCTCTATGCCATCTTTGGAGAGAGAGACATGCGGCGGATCAACGTGGAGCCAGGGAAGACCAAGGTCACCATTTATGGGCTGCTGCCAAAGACCAAATACATTGTGTGCGTCTGCGTGAAGGGGCTGATCCCCAGGAAGGAGCAATGCATCATATTTTCCACAGACGAAGTTGCCAGTGCAGGAGGAACCCAGAAGCTCATCAATGTGGTTGTCATCAGCGTGGCCTGTGTCATTGCTGTTCCTCTGACGCTGGTGGTCTGCTGTGGAGCACTGAAAAGGCGCTGCAAAAAATGCTTTGTGCGTAAACCCAAGGAAATTCAGGAGTCCTATGTCACCTTTGAAAGCCTGTCTCCTGGGGCCAAGGCGAAAGGTGTGGAAGGAGAATACTTGACTAGACATACCCCCGATGAGTCAAACAGGCTGCTGTCTGCCCGATCCAGCGTGGACTCAGAAGCAATACCAAAGATAGAGGGGCAACCTAATGAATACTTTTGCTGACAGTAACTAGGCTGATTGTCAGCTCGCTAGGCGGAAAGCACATGGCTGTATATACGactctctgctgcagcactgcaggccACCCTGTCAATGCTTCTGTCTCCAACATGCTCTGGAGGAGGATGCAAGAGGGTAGATGGTGCCCAAGCTTTACAGAAACATGTTGCTCAGCCCATTTGGGGTTTGCTATTTTGTACCCAGTCAAAAGCTTCTATGATAATGGCCTTGTTCTCCTGGgccacttttatttttgtaaaatgaagCATGCACACTGAGTGTGAGGACATTAAGCAACATTCTGAGCGCGCTCTCCTTGGTGTTGTTTAGTACCTGCTCTGCAATATGCTAAGTATTTTATTCTCAGCTCTTTTGATATTCTTTTGGTTGACAAACAGGGGAGTGTTTagtaattttaatataaatatctATGAAGGTGCAGATTGACAGTCTTACGTTTTACATCCCCCATGTTTGTATGAAACATGCAGCTTAATGCTTAATAGATCACTAAACGCAGATGTACAGCAACCCTTACAGCTTGATGCTCTGAATTCAGAGAAGTGCAAAGGAGATAAAAATCAAGAGACAAACCCGAATTCACTCCTAAGAATACATAATAGAGAGCGTTTTGTGATTGCATTTTGGCCCTAAACACTGTTCTTAAGACTTTTCTTGAACAACACTACCACACAGGTCTTTCAGTATCAGGCCTAGCTGGCATTTTCTAGCTCTATTGTAATTAGTAGAGTAGGTTTTATATCAACTGTGCAGTTAAAAATCATACAATACCTTACTCTGCAAATTGTGTGTGGTGTTGTAATGCTTTGTAATCATACTGAAAAACCTACCTTAGATAGTTCTGCAAAAATCTCCGAGACCAGCCCTGTcattgctgctttctctcctgaCAAAACTGGTGGTGAAGACCAGAGGACTCTGCACTTGTGGTTTGGTCATGAAAATACCTtgctctgtggaaagcaggggTATGTGATGTGGTGGTAGACCATTGGCCAGGCATGCATCAGCCATACTTCCACCATGGCATCAGTGCTGGCAGAGGCTCAGTGTGGACTTTTGGGTTTCAAACATTTTACAAGTTCAAGAACCCTGACAAAACCTGCCTAATATTCATCTAAATGTACTTTCATAGCCAGGGTGAGCTAATCAGTTATTTCAGTCCTGCAGCTCCACTGGAATTTGGAGCTGGGTGCTTATCACAAAGCACTTCCCGGCTGTATAATTTTCCACTCCAGTCCCTCATGTAGTAACACTGTAtataatgtttttctctttgtaataaatattcttcatgaagaaaattatatatGTTCTGCCAAATATTGAATGTGAGGGATCCAGCCATGTTGAAATGATAACTGAGAAAGCTTGCTGaattgttttgaaatgtgtatGTATAAATGTATTGGAAGGATCTCCACTCACATTCTGGATGTGTACATACAGTGTGGGTTAACAAAATTCACTGTTTGGAAGGGAGCCCTGTATGGATTTTGCAAGTCCTCCTTGTACAGAAGGGTTTCAGTAATGTCGGGTTACTTGGCCTCATGGAAAAAGCAAGTCATTTGATCTCAACATAAATAGTAGCAACAGGGGATACGTTACAATAGTTTCTGATAGGACTCCCTGTATTCCTTACATTAATGATAAAGAACTTCTCTTGTATTGGGAGATTTTGTCAGTCCCTGGATAAAATAATGCATGCCACTTCTATCACTGGACTACATAGATTTTTAGGTTTACAAataacattttgcaaaattagGTATTTTAATACAACAAATGAATTGATGAAATATGTTGTATGTAATAGATCTATTACTTATACAGTTGCATTTCCCAGGATGATTTTTAGAGTCTCTCTCCaaggcagaacaaaaatattcttccagTAGCAGTTTTTGGGGTGAGTTGCAAGGATTGCTTTATTATTGAGCCTGATCCTGCCCACATCTGCAGCAGTATCACTGGGCTGTGCAGAAATCAGCCTGACATGGCCCTGGATGGATAAGCTAGCCCTGAAGAATCAAGGCTGTCCTAAAGCTCTCCTGCAGTGAACGGAGTGGAGCTACTGCCCAGGGACTTTCTTGTAAGTCGGAGGTTTGCAGGAGCTGACTGGGAATGAGAGGTATGTACCTTTCGGCTGCCTGGAGGCACGAGCTGGGTCATTTGCCGCATCCAGCCCTGGCGAGGAGCCGCTCTCGCTGTCGGTCTATGTTCCAACACATGGCCTGTGAGTTGTCAACGGAAAAGGCACTGGCTGGGCCAGTGCTGTCGCTCTTTActtgcagggaggggaggatggAGAGGTCATCCTGTGACATTCACTGTGGATGTGTTAGGCTTTACAGACTCTATTGGGTATTTTTTGCAGACTCTGTTGCATATTTTTTGTACTTTGAATAAATAACGATCCCAAGTAGAAcaaacatgatttttcttttctatttcctaTGGCTATTCTCACTGTCTCATAGGTGAGGCATCACAGTTTAGCATCTCAACTGCTGCTGTTCCAAAACAAGCCTCTCTCTCTACTACACTGATGATAGGCAAGAGATAGAAACTTGTATAAGCTCTGTGTCATCCAGTGTCGGTCAGAAGGGAAACCCTATACTTGCTACACTGCAGGTGAAATTTCTATCCATTAAGTAAattgattttcttctgaatgcaACTTTCAAGGCTCTGG is drawn from Gavia stellata isolate bGavSte3 chromosome 9, bGavSte3.hap2, whole genome shotgun sequence and contains these coding sequences:
- the LRIT1 gene encoding leucine-rich repeat, immunoglobulin-like domain and transmembrane domain-containing protein 1, yielding MWILVSLLCCLTLGGLPRAGGSCPSQCSCAFHSLSEGTKARTVLCNDPEMTLTPVNIPVDTSKLRIEKTAIRRVPGEAFHALHNLEYLWMPYNSLASLSGIIFKGLRRLQELRLDGNDLISFPWETLADMPQLRLLDLHNNELTSIPPDAARYVKNITYLDLSSNKLMTLPQALIATWANLQAVPYFPNDNSKIILGLQDNPWVCDCSLYEMVHFLNFQSPNIAFIEPRLKCFTPRSLAGVLFSQVELRKCQSPVVHTSVAKVKTILGSTVLLRCGTTGVPIPELSWRRADGAQLNGTVHQEISSDGMSWSILGLPVVSYLDSGEYICKAKNFLGATEAFISLIITDSESTDDPNSNTKGAWNGKVSGMEAAAYNDKLVARYVITTSTVPTLGAGVGTGEGLLLPDAAQDSNARNLLVSPPTGQQEPERIVRSVRVIGDTDQSITLAWKAPLAKNTTVFSVLYAIFGERDMRRINVEPGKTKVTIYGLLPKTKYIVCVCVKGLIPRKEQCIIFSTDEVASAGGTQKLINVVVISVACVIAVPLTLVVCCGALKRRCKKCFVRKPKEIQESYVTFESLSPGAKAKGVEGEYLTRHTPDESNRLLSARSSVDSEAIPKIEGQPNEYFC